The genome window GGCGGGACCGGAGCATGTGATCGCTGTGATCGGCGACGGGGCGATGAGCGCGGGGATGGTGTATGAGGCGATGAACAACGCCGGCAGCCTGAAGTCGCGTCTGGTGGTGATCCTGAACGACAATGACATGTCGATTGCGCCTCCTGTGGGGGCGATGTCGGCATATCTGTCGCGTCTGCTGTCATCGCGGAGCTTCCTGAACCTGCGTGATCTGGCTGGGAAGATGGCGCGCCATTTCCCGCGGGGGATCGAGCGGACGGCGCGCCGTGCGGAGGAATATGCCCGCGGCATCCTGACGGGCGGCACGCTGTTCGAGGAGCTGGGCTTCTATTACGTAGGCCCGATTGACGGTCATAATCTGGATCATCTTCTGCCGGTTCTGCGCAATGTGCGGGATGCGGAGGAGACGGGTCCGATCCTGGTGCATGCGATCACGCGGAAGGGGCATGGCTATGCCCCTGCGGAGGCGTCTGCGGACAAATATCACGCGGTGAGCCGGTTCAATGTTGTGACGGGCGAGCAGATCAAGCCTGCGCCTGTTCCGGGCGCGAAGCCTGCGCCGCCGACCTACACGAAAGTCTTTGCAGAGGCGCTGATTGCGGCGGCGGAGGATAATCCCCGGGTGGTTGCGATCAATGCGGCGATGCCGTCGGGCACGGGTCTGGATGCGTTTGAGAAGCGCTTCCCGGATCGTTGCTTTGATGTCGGGATCGCGGAGCAGCATGCGGTGACGTTTGCGGCTGGTCTGGCGGTGGAGGGGATGGTTCCGTTCTGCGCGCTGTATTCGACCTTCCTGCAACGCGGTTATGACCAGCTGGTGCATGACGTTGCGATCCAGAACCTTCCGGTTCGCTTTGCGATTGACCGTGCGGGTCTGGTGGGTGCCGATGGCGCGACGCATGCTGGCAGCTTCGACATGGCGTATCTGGGCTGTCTGCCCGGGATGATGATCATGTCTCCGTCTGATGAGGCGGAGCTCGTGCATGCTGTGGCGACGGTTGCGGCGTATGATGCGGGGCCGAGTGCGGTGCGTTATCCGCGTGGTGAAGGCGTGGGTGTTGCGCTGCCGCGTGATGGGAAAGGTCGCCTGCGCGGGGATATCCTGCCGATCGGTCAGGGCCGCATCGTGCGGGATGGCCGGAGCGGGATCGCGATCCTGAGCATAGGCACTCGGTTGCAGGATGCCCTGCTGGCAGCGGATGATCTTGCCACGCATGGCCTGACGGTGACGGTGGCGGATGGCCGCTTTGTGAAGCCGCTGGACACGGCGCTGGTGGAGCGTCTGGCGCGGGAGAACGACGTTCTCGTGGTCGTTGAGGAAGGCTCGATAGGCGGCTATGCCAGCCACGTGATGCAGCATCTGGCGCAGTCCGGCCTGCTGGATGGGCGCGATGGCCATGCCCTGAAAATCCGCTCCATGATCCTGCCGGATCGCTATATCGACCATGATACACAGCCAAACCAGATCAGACAGGCCGGACTTGACCATCAGGCAATTCGCGATACCGTCCTGAAACTGGCTGATGTCAATGTAACGGCGCCGCAGCCCGCCTGATGGCCAAGAAGCGTGCTGATCAGCTTCTGGTGGAGCGCGGTCTGACGGAAAGCCGCTCCAGGGCGCAGGCCGTGATCATGGCCGGGCTGGTTTTCTCGCAGGAGCGCCGGATCGCCAAGGCTGGTGACCTGCTGCCGGAAGAGGCACCGCTGGAACTGCGTGGTCAGGATCATCCCTGGGTCTCGCGCGGGGGGCTGAAGCTGGCCCATGGTCTTGAGCATTTCGGCCTGTCACCGCAGGGGCGCATTTGCCTCGATGTCGGGGCTTCTACAGGTGGCTTTACGGATGTACTGCTGAGCCATGGCGCGCTCAAAGTTCATGCGGTTGATGTCGGCCATGGTCAGTTGGCCTGGAAATTACGGGCTGATGACCGTGTTGTGGTACGCGAAAAAACCAATGCCCGTCACCTGACCCCGGAGAGTCTCGGCGGTGACCGGATCGAGGTGGTGGTGTGTGATGCCAGTTTCATCGGCCTGCGCACTGTCCTGCCAGCCTCGCTGGAGATGGTCGTTCCCGGCGGATGGGCTGTTGCTCTGATCAAGCCCCAGTTTGAAGCCGGAAGAGACGCGATCGGTGCCAAGGGAGTGGTGCGCGACCCTGCTGTGCATGAGGCGGTCTGTAGCATGATTCAGGAGTGGTGGCAGGGCTTGCCTGGCTGGCGCGTGCTTGGAATCGAGCCCAGTCCGATCACCGGCCCTGAAGGCAATCGCGAATTTCTGATTGCGGCGGTAAAGGAATAAAAAAAGCCGGGATGCAGCGGCATCCCGGCTTTTTGGGTTCCAGTCCGGATGTCAGCTTTGCCGGCGTGCCGGAGAACCGGCCCAGACTGTGCCGGCCGGGATGGATTCTCCCTTCATGACCAGAGAAAGCGGCCCGATCCGGGCATCATCATTCACCGTGCTGCCATACAGCGCGATGGACATGGTGCCGAGCGAGGTGCGTGCGCCCAGCCGGACCAGACCGATTTTCATGACCCGGTCCTCGAACAGATGGGTCTGCGGCCCGCAATTTGTGTCCAGTGCGGCATCGTCA of Granulibacter bethesdensis contains these proteins:
- the dxs gene encoding 1-deoxy-D-xylulose-5-phosphate synthase, with the protein product MTDTTPGRRHETPTLDRVRYPSDLRNMSSEQLRAVADELRAETVDAVSVTGGHLGAALGVIELTVAIHAVFDTPSDRLIWDVGHQAYPHKILTGRRDRIRTLRMGGGLSGFTKRSESEYDPFGAGHSSTSISAGLGMAVARDLRRAAGEVGAGPEHVIAVIGDGAMSAGMVYEAMNNAGSLKSRLVVILNDNDMSIAPPVGAMSAYLSRLLSSRSFLNLRDLAGKMARHFPRGIERTARRAEEYARGILTGGTLFEELGFYYVGPIDGHNLDHLLPVLRNVRDAEETGPILVHAITRKGHGYAPAEASADKYHAVSRFNVVTGEQIKPAPVPGAKPAPPTYTKVFAEALIAAAEDNPRVVAINAAMPSGTGLDAFEKRFPDRCFDVGIAEQHAVTFAAGLAVEGMVPFCALYSTFLQRGYDQLVHDVAIQNLPVRFAIDRAGLVGADGATHAGSFDMAYLGCLPGMMIMSPSDEAELVHAVATVAAYDAGPSAVRYPRGEGVGVALPRDGKGRLRGDILPIGQGRIVRDGRSGIAILSIGTRLQDALLAADDLATHGLTVTVADGRFVKPLDTALVERLARENDVLVVVEEGSIGGYASHVMQHLAQSGLLDGRDGHALKIRSMILPDRYIDHDTQPNQIRQAGLDHQAIRDTVLKLADVNVTAPQPA
- a CDS encoding TlyA family RNA methyltransferase, yielding MAKKRADQLLVERGLTESRSRAQAVIMAGLVFSQERRIAKAGDLLPEEAPLELRGQDHPWVSRGGLKLAHGLEHFGLSPQGRICLDVGASTGGFTDVLLSHGALKVHAVDVGHGQLAWKLRADDRVVVREKTNARHLTPESLGGDRIEVVVCDASFIGLRTVLPASLEMVVPGGWAVALIKPQFEAGRDAIGAKGVVRDPAVHEAVCSMIQEWWQGLPGWRVLGIEPSPITGPEGNREFLIAAVKE